DNA from Verrucomicrobiota bacterium:
CGGGCGGACGACGAGTTCGGCGATGCCTGAATCACCCCTCACCCGCCCTTCGGGCACCCTCTCCCCTTCGGAAGCGGAGAGGGACGGGGTGAGGGGTTGCGTCGCTTTGACTCCGACCGCATTTTCCCTCGCCCACTCGAACTCCCTCGGTCCCGGCGTGGCGCTCACGTAGAGCGTCTGGTTCTGCAACGACTGGAACTCCTCGAAGCGCAGCGGCCGGTTGTCCAGCGCGCTCGGCAGGCGGAAGCCGTGCTCGACCAGCACCGTCTTGCGCGAGCGGTCGCCCTCATACATCGCGCCGATTTGCGGCACCGTCGCGTGCGACTCGTCAATCACGAGCAGCGAGTCCTTGGGAAAGAAATCCATGATCGTGCACGGGCGTGAGCCGGGCGGCCGCGCGGCGATGTGGCGCGAGTAGTTCTCGATGCCGGAGCAGAAGCCCATCTCGAGCATCATCTCCAGGTCGTATTCGGTGCGCATCTTGATGCGCTGCGCCTCGAGCAGCTTGCCGCGCGCCTCGAACCACGCGATGCGCTCCGTCAGTTCCTCGCGGATGGTCAGCGTCGCGCGCTTGAGCTTGTCCATCGGCGTGACGAACTGCTTGCCGGGATAGATCGTCACCGCGCGCAGTTCCTCGATGCGCCCGCCCGTGAGCGGCTCGAAGCGCGTGATGCGGTCAATGTCGTCGCCGAAGAACTCGATGCGCAGCGCGTCCTCGGTGTAGCCGGGGCGCACCTCGACCGTGTCGCCGCGGACGCGGAACTGGCCGCGCTCGAAGGCGATGTCGTTGCGGTTGTATTGGATGTCCACCATGCGCGAGAGGAGCTGGTCGCGCGAGAGGCTCTGGCCGAGCTGGAGCGGGATGACCATCGCCTCGTAGTCCTCCTTGCTGCCGATGCCGTAGATGCACGACACACTCGCGACCACGATCACGTCGCGCCGCGCGAAGAGGCTGCTCATCGTCGAGAGCCGCAGCCGCTCGATCTCCTCGTTGATGGACGAGTCCTTCTCGATGAACGTGTCCGTGCGCGGGATGTAGGCCTCGGGCTGGTAGTAGTCGAAGTAGCTGATGAAATACTCGACGGCGTTGTTGGGGAAGAATCCCTTGAACTCCGCGTAAAGCTGCGCGGCGAGCGTCTTGTTGTGCGAGATGACCAGCGTGGGGCGCTGCACGCGCGCGATGACGTTCGCGACGGTGAAGGTCTTGCCCGAGCCGGTGACGCCAAGGAGGACTTGATGCTTCGCGCCCGCGTTCAAGCCCGCGGCGAGCTTCTCAATCGCCTGCGGCTGGTCGCCCGCGGGCTTGTAAGAAGAGACGAGCTCGAACACGCGCTGACGCTACGAGCGACCCGGAGGGGTGTCAACGAAGGCGGCCGCGACTACGCGAGAATCTGCTTCACCACGTGCCCGTGCACG
Protein-coding regions in this window:
- the uvrB gene encoding excinuclease ABC subunit UvrB, translated to MFELVSSYKPAGDQPQAIEKLAAGLNAGAKHQVLLGVTGSGKTFTVANVIARVQRPTLVISHNKTLAAQLYAEFKGFFPNNAVEYFISYFDYYQPEAYIPRTDTFIEKDSSINEEIERLRLSTMSSLFARRDVIVVASVSCIYGIGSKEDYEAMVIPLQLGQSLSRDQLLSRMVDIQYNRNDIAFERGQFRVRGDTVEVRPGYTEDALRIEFFGDDIDRITRFEPLTGGRIEELRAVTIYPGKQFVTPMDKLKRATLTIREELTERIAWFEARGKLLEAQRIKMRTEYDLEMMLEMGFCSGIENYSRHIAARPPGSRPCTIMDFFPKDSLLVIDESHATVPQIGAMYEGDRSRKTVLVEHGFRLPSALDNRPLRFEEFQSLQNQTLYVSATPGPREFEWARENAVGVKATQPLTPSLSASEGERVPEGRVRGDSGIAELVVRPTGLVDPRVTLKPLAGQIDDLIEEVRKRVDVKERTLVTTLTKRTAEELTDYLRDIGINVRYLHSEIDAIERVEILRALRKGEFDVLVGINLLREGLDLPEVSLVAILDADKEGFLRSTTSLIQTSGRAARHLNGEVILYADVQTDSIRKFLATTEYRRQRQLAWNAAHGITPRSVSRAVEESLSSQKEVHDKALTLMRDAQADFDVGTVLRELEDEMVKAAENLEFEKAALVRDQINELKRGAGILTEKEKAQARSSQVSYTKRGKRPKRAAERPF